In Cloacibacillus sp. An23, the following are encoded in one genomic region:
- a CDS encoding formate/nitrite transporter family protein, with product MGIRTPAEISRAVLEAGIVKSRLPFLPMALMGLLAGAYIGMGGSFMLVVTQDAVQAAGVGISKLIGGLVFTLGLFLVLTAGAELFTGNCLMPIGLLSGKFSFSSMMRNLCVVYCANFAGAAFFASMIYASGVLSPLCQANAVALAAAKVSLPVKEMLVRGVLCNWFVCLAVWISFGAQDTTGKLASALLPISAFVALGFEHCVANMFFIPLGLMLNGGTEPALTAAAFFKNIFFVTAGNAAGGVVFVALCYFAVFRRELVKS from the coding sequence ATGGGAATCAGGACGCCGGCGGAGATTTCTCGGGCCGTGCTCGAGGCGGGGATCGTCAAGAGCAGGCTGCCTTTTTTGCCGATGGCGCTTATGGGGCTTCTGGCCGGGGCTTATATCGGGATGGGCGGCTCTTTTATGCTGGTCGTCACGCAGGACGCGGTTCAGGCCGCGGGCGTCGGAATTTCAAAGCTGATCGGCGGATTGGTTTTTACGCTCGGCCTTTTTCTCGTGCTTACCGCGGGAGCGGAGCTTTTCACAGGCAACTGCCTCATGCCCATAGGGCTGCTTTCGGGGAAATTCTCATTTTCTTCGATGATGCGCAATCTCTGCGTCGTCTATTGCGCCAATTTCGCGGGCGCGGCGTTCTTCGCTTCGATGATTTACGCGAGCGGCGTCCTTTCGCCGCTCTGTCAGGCGAACGCCGTCGCGCTCGCGGCGGCGAAGGTCTCGCTGCCCGTGAAGGAGATGCTCGTGCGCGGCGTGCTCTGCAACTGGTTCGTCTGCCTCGCGGTGTGGATCTCGTTCGGCGCGCAGGATACTACCGGCAAGCTCGCCTCGGCGCTGCTGCCTATCTCGGCTTTCGTCGCGCTCGGCTTCGAGCACTGCGTCGCGAATATGTTCTTCATCCCGCTCGGACTCATGCTGAACGGCGGTACGGAGCCTGCGCTGACGGCCGCGGCGTTTTTTAAGAATATTTTCTTCGTCACGGCGGGCAATGCCGCGGGCGGCGTCGTTTTCGTTGCGCTTTGCTATTTCGCCGTTTTCAGGAGGGAGCTCGTGAAGAGCTGA
- a CDS encoding MATE family efflux transporter → MGRFNIFAAASQSRDEQRRRMTEAPIGPLIISLAVPTILSMLTSALYNTADTYFVSQLGTSASGAVGIVFCLMAIFQATGFTLGMGAGSVISRRLGSGDAQSASVYASCSFFSALTLGTCICVFGLIFIDPLMRLLGSTPTILPYARAYARWILLGAPVMCCAFVMNNILRAEGHSAFAMCGLVTGGLLNIVLDPIFIFTFGLGISGAAAATLLSQCVSFSILLSFFLRKKSMAAISVRNLSRRASTYFEIVRLGCPSLSRQGLASISTAALNASAGAYGDAAVAAMSIVGRIFLFILSVMIGLGQGFTPVVGFNYGSRHYARVREAFWFTVKTGMVMMTALTLAGWILAPEIIALFRADDAEVIAIGTRAMRFQCAALLLQPLFVGTNMMHQASGLAWRATFLACTRQGIYFLPLIIVLPRLFGMTGVEITQAVSDIFSFLTSLPFLYYFLRRLKDQERFVQTQ, encoded by the coding sequence ATGGGCCGTTTCAATATATTCGCAGCGGCGTCGCAGAGCCGCGACGAACAGCGCAGGAGGATGACCGAAGCGCCTATCGGGCCGCTTATAATTTCCCTCGCCGTGCCGACTATCCTGAGTATGCTGACGAGCGCGCTTTATAACACCGCCGACACCTATTTCGTCTCGCAGCTCGGGACGAGCGCGAGCGGCGCGGTCGGCATCGTCTTCTGTCTGATGGCTATTTTCCAGGCGACGGGCTTCACGCTCGGCATGGGCGCTGGCAGCGTGATCTCGCGCAGGCTGGGCTCGGGCGACGCACAGTCGGCGAGCGTCTATGCTTCGTGTTCTTTTTTCAGCGCTCTGACGCTCGGGACGTGCATATGCGTCTTCGGGCTGATTTTTATCGATCCGCTGATGCGCCTGCTCGGCTCTACGCCGACGATACTTCCATACGCGCGCGCCTACGCCCGGTGGATTCTGCTCGGAGCGCCGGTCATGTGCTGCGCTTTCGTGATGAACAACATCCTGCGCGCGGAGGGGCATTCCGCCTTTGCGATGTGCGGCCTCGTCACCGGCGGGCTGCTGAATATCGTTCTCGACCCGATCTTCATTTTCACCTTCGGCCTCGGCATTTCGGGCGCGGCGGCGGCCACGCTGCTGAGCCAGTGCGTGAGCTTCTCTATCCTGCTTTCGTTCTTCCTGCGAAAAAAGAGCATGGCGGCGATAAGCGTGCGCAATCTTTCGCGGCGCGCCTCGACGTATTTCGAGATAGTGCGCCTCGGCTGCCCGTCGCTTTCACGGCAGGGGCTCGCTAGCATCTCGACGGCAGCGCTCAACGCGAGCGCGGGCGCTTACGGCGACGCGGCTGTCGCGGCGATGTCGATAGTCGGCAGGATATTCCTTTTTATCCTTTCAGTGATGATAGGGCTCGGGCAGGGTTTCACGCCGGTCGTCGGATTCAACTACGGTTCGCGGCATTACGCGCGCGTGCGCGAGGCTTTCTGGTTCACGGTCAAGACGGGGATGGTTATGATGACGGCGCTGACGCTCGCCGGCTGGATATTGGCGCCGGAGATTATCGCGCTTTTCCGCGCGGACGACGCTGAGGTCATAGCCATAGGCACGCGCGCGATGCGCTTCCAGTGCGCGGCTCTTCTGCTTCAGCCGCTGTTCGTCGGTACGAATATGATGCACCAGGCTTCTGGCTTAGCGTGGCGCGCGACGTTCCTCGCATGCACGAGGCAGGGAATTTATTTCCTTCCGCTGATAATCGTCCTTCCGCGACTCTTCGGCATGACGGGCGTGGAAATCACGCAGGCGGTCTCGGATATTTTCAGCTTCCTGACGAGCCTGCCGTTCCTCTATTACTTCCTTCGCAGGCTGAAGGATCAAGAAAGGTTTGTGCAGACGCAGTAA